The genomic window AGTCGAGGTCGGTGGCCTCGGCGCCGGCGGCGCCCTCGTGGCTCTGGCGGACCAGGCCGACGACCGCGAAGGCGCCGACCGTGGAGACGCCGTAGGCGAGGGCGTAGAAGAGGATGGCCCGCACGCCCATGCCGTTGAAGGCGATGACGCCGATGAGCATGTAGCCGGCGTGGGCGATGGCGGAGTAGGCGAGCATGCGCTTGACGTCGCCCTGGACGACGCCGACGAAGGTGCCGACGACCATCGTGAGGACGGCGACCGTCCACAGGAACGGCGCCAGGTCCCAGCCGAGGTTGCCGGCGACGACGTAGTAGAAGCGCACGAGCGCGAGAAAGGCGGTGGCCTTGACGCCGGCCGCCATGAAGGCGGTGACCGGGGTCGGGGCGCCCTGGTACACGTCCGGGCTCCAGGCGTGGAACGGGGCGGCCGCGATCTTGAACAGGAGGCCGATCGTCACGAGGGCGATGCCCGCCAGGGCGAGCCAGTCCATGCCGGAGACGCCGCCGGTCTGGACGGCGGTGGCGATGCCCGCGTAGTCGACGGCGTCGGAGAAGCCGTAGAGGAAGGCGGAGCCCATGAGGAGGAAGGCCGAGGCGAAGGCGCCCAGCAGGAAGTACTTCAGCGCGGCCTCCTGGGACAGGAGGCGGCGGTGCCGGGCCGTGGCCGCCATGATGTACAGCGGCAGGGAGACGAGCTCGAGCATGACGAAGAGGCTGATGAGGTCGTTGGCGACCGGGAACAGCATCATGCCGGCGAGCGAGAAGAGCGTCAGCGGGAAGACCTCGGTGGAGACCCAGCCGGCGTGGAGGGACTCGGTCTCCTCGGCGGAGCCGGGGCGGTCCGCGGGCTGGGCGGCGAAGAATCCCTCGCCCGTGGAGGTGCGGTCCGCGATGACGAGCAGCGAGAGCAGCCCGATGACGAGGAGGACGCCCTGGGCGGCGACGGCGAAGGGGTCCTCGGCGAAGCCGGTGGAGAGGGTGTCGGCGCCGTCGTGGCGGATGACGCCCCAGCGGGCGGCGAGCGCGACGCCCGAGCCGAGGACGGCGAGGAGCGACAGGACGGTCTGCACACCGTGGCGCGCCCTGCGGGGCACGAAGGCCTCGATGAGGACGCCGAGGACGCCGGCGCCCAGGATGATGATGACCGGGGTGAGGCCGGCCCAGTTGATGGTCGGGGCGGTGAAGCTCACTTGGTGATCCCTTCCTGAGCGGTGGGGGCGATGACGGCGGAGGCCGCCGCGTCACCGGAGGTGGTGCTGGTCGTCTGGGCGACGTCCTCGGCGACGCCGTCGACGGCGTCGGTGAGGAAGGCCGGGGCGAAGCCGAGCACGAGCATGGCGGCGATGACCGGGACGACGACGATCTTCTCGCGCAGGTCCATGTCGCCGCGCTGGGCGACCCGCTCCGTCCAGGCCCTCGTGGGCGCGCCGGTGAAGACGCGCTGGTAGGGCAGGAGGACGTAGACAGCGGCGATGATGACGCCGAGGACGGCGAAGATCCCGAGGACCACGGAGACCGAGAAGGTGCCCGTGAGGACCATCCACTCGGGGACGAAGCCGGACAG from Actinomyces radicidentis includes these protein-coding regions:
- the nuoN gene encoding NADH-quinone oxidoreductase subunit NuoN, whose amino-acid sequence is MSFTAPTINWAGLTPVIIILGAGVLGVLIEAFVPRRARHGVQTVLSLLAVLGSGVALAARWGVIRHDGADTLSTGFAEDPFAVAAQGVLLVIGLLSLLVIADRTSTGEGFFAAQPADRPGSAEETESLHAGWVSTEVFPLTLFSLAGMMLFPVANDLISLFVMLELVSLPLYIMAATARHRRLLSQEAALKYFLLGAFASAFLLMGSAFLYGFSDAVDYAGIATAVQTGGVSGMDWLALAGIALVTIGLLFKIAAAPFHAWSPDVYQGAPTPVTAFMAAGVKATAFLALVRFYYVVAGNLGWDLAPFLWTVAVLTMVVGTFVGVVQGDVKRMLAYSAIAHAGYMLIGVIAFNGMGVRAILFYALAYGVSTVGAFAVVGLVRQSHEGAAGAEATDLDSWRGLGKRSPWLAGAMTLFLLSFAGIPLTAGFIGKFELFIAGVQGGASWLVVAAVISSMITAFFYMRLIVLMFFRDPEEATVIVRSDGLITTAVALAVILTIVLGVLPQVVLTALGNAAMLVP